The nucleotide window AATTACGGCGTTAGGAGTCGGCGTCGAGCGCCGACTCCAGCGACATGAAGAAGGCGAAGTAGCCGATAACGCCAGCGAACAGGGACAGGTGGTACGCCCACGTCGGCCCCTGAAGAAGATCGAACAGGGCGGTGACGACCGCTACCCAAATCACGGCGAAGGCGAGGTCTGCGACCATGCCGGAGCGATGTTCCTTGACGTGGTCGAGGAGTGTTCCGGTGAACTGCACGTCACTCACCGTCCTCCGGTTCGTCTCGCTCGTCCACGACCAACACCGAGCGATGCGTGGAGCGGAGAACGCGTTCTGTGACGCTGCCGAGGAGCATCCGCCGGACGCCGCTTCGACCGTGACTGCCCATCACGACGAGGTCGATATCGTAGTCCTCGGCGAAGTCGGCGATGACTCGGTGGGGCTGTCCGGCGCGGAAATGCTCTTCGGCCGAAATGTTTCGGCTTCGGCCTTGCTCAACGACGTACTGGGTCGCGTCTCCAGCTCGGTCTTCTAAGTCGTCCATCTCGCCGAATCGACCGGCCCGGATGCGGTCGATTTGCTCGGTGCCGAGACTCACGTCCATGGCGTCGGTATCGATGACATAGAGCGTGTAAACCTCGGCTCCGAACTTTTCGGCGATGTCGAGCGCGGATTCGACAGCCAGTTCCGCGGTTTTGCTCCCGTCCGTGGGAATGAGGATGCGTTCGTACATTGATTGGTGGTTTGGGATTCGTTGATAGTTCGTTGGTGATTATCTACCGTTAGCTAGTCGTCCGCGGGGCTGTGCCCGCTCTTTGCATCGACGATGTCCTCGGCGCTCTGCTGTTGGCCCATCGGTTTGGGGCTGTGACACTGTCGAACGATTTGTTTGATTCGCTCCGGCGGTTCGCTGGTCGCCATCGACACGCCGATGGTGATTGCAAACACGATTGGCGTTCCGACGAGTGCGGCTCCGACTGCCGGGAACACTTCGGCGTAAATCGGCACGAGCGGCCCGGATTCGGTGGCGAGGATGAGTTCGTTGAACACGGCAGCAGTCCAGATGAGGAGTCCGGTCGTCATCCCGGCGAGGGCACCCTGTCGGTTGGCGTTCTCCCACCACAGGCCGAGGAAGAACATCGGGAACAACACGAGTCCGGCCAGCGAGAAGGCAAGCGCGACGAGTTCACCGACCAGCGCTGGCGGGTCGAGTGCGGTAACCGTGACGATAGCACCGAGCACGATGATGGTACTGCGACCGACGAGGAGTTGTTGGCGCTGTGTCGCGTCCGGGTTGATGATGTTCGTGTAGATGTCGTGCGCCGCGGCCGACGAGGCGGCGATGAACAGCCCCGCAGTCGTTGCAATTGCGGCGGCGATACCGCCCGCCGCGACGAGGCCGACGAACCACGTCGGGAGATTTGCGAGTTGCGACGCGAGAACGACGATAACGTCACCTTCCGCGCCGCTCATACCGTTTGCTCCGTAGACGGAACCGACGTTATTGGCGTAGAGGTCGGTTCCGAACGCCGCGAACGCGGGGGCGCTCAGGTACAGCAGACAGATGAAAAACAGCCCCCAGACGGTTGACCAGCGGGCGGTACGCTCGCTTTCGACCGTGTAGAATCGAACCAACACGTGCGGAAGGCCACAGGTACCAACGATGAGCGAGAACGCCGTCGCAATCCACAGGAAGTAGCTCGTTCCGCTGAACGGTTCGGTGAACTCCGTGTTCAGTTGGCCCAACAGCGCGCCGTACTCGACTTGCGGCAGGAAGGTCGAATAGCCCTGCGTGTAGCCGACGGCGTACAGGCCCGCGAGGAACGCCACGATGAGGATGACGTACTGGACGGCCATGTTCTTCGTCGCGCCGAGCATTCCCGACAGCGCGAGGTAGCCGACCGTGATTCCCATCATGAGAATCACCATGGTGGCGTAGTCGCCACCGAACACGTAGATGCCGACCAATCCCATGCCGCGGGCCTGTCCGACCGAGTAGACGAACCCGATGAGAATCGTCGTCAGCGCGCCGATTGCGCGCGCGGTGTCCGAGTTGAATCGGTCACCGACGAAGTCGGGCGCGGTGTACTTGCCGAACCGGCGCATCTGCGCCGCCATGAAGATGAGCAGGACGAAGTAGCCGGTTGACCACCCGACGACGAACGCAAGTCCGTAGTAGCCCGACAGCGCGATGAGTGCCGCCATGCCGAGGTACGACGCCGCGGACATCCAGTTGGCACCGATTGCCATCCCGTTTTCGACGTTTCCGATGGAGCGACCGGCGACCCACAGGTCTTCGGTGTCGGCCACGCGGAACGCGTACCCGATGCCCAAAAACAGCAACAACATTCCCGAAACCATGGCGGCCGGGATGATTTTGAACGACGCGTTGAGCGCGTCCGGAAGCAGTTGAAGCGGCGTGAACGTCATTGTTCGGCCCCTCCGTCGGGGGCGACGGTTTCGGTGTCCGGCGCGGCCTGCTTTGTAGAGTGGTCGATACCGTACTTGTCGTCCAGTTGGTCACGCTTTCGCGCGTAGATGAACGAGAGAATCAGCGCACCGCTCGGCGCACCCATCGCGGTCAGCAGGTAGTGCAGTGGGAACCCGAGGATGGTGATGCTCGTCATGAGGTCGGGTGCGAGAAACGTCGCCGTTACCGGGCCGAACACGATGATGGTCCACGCGACGAACATCATCCATACGATTTTGAGGTGGTCGCGCATGAACGGTGTTGCCGGTTTGAAAATGTTAATTTGCGCATCGAGATAGTTGACGTTCCGCCGACTGGTTTGGACGCCGCCGTCCGTTTCGATGTCGGGAGCTGTCCCGTCTGATTGTGAGCTATTGTCTGTCATAGTTGACTGGTTTCGATGAGTTGTGGTCGTCCCGATTCGAGCGGCGTTCAGTCGTCTCCGACCGTTTCCGCGATGTCTTCGACGACATCTGGATTGCGGAGGGTCGAAGTGTCGCCCAGTTCCTCCTCGTTGGCGATGTCCTCCAAGAGTCGGCGCATGATTTTCCCGGAGCGCGTTTTCGGCAGTTCCGGCGTGAAGACGATTTCCTCGGGGCGAGCAATCGGGCCGATTGCGTCCTCCACGCCCGCGACGATTCGGTCGTGCAGGTCGTCGCCGCCGTCGTAGCCCTCTTCGGTGATGACGTAGCCGTACACGGCCTCGCCTTTCACGTCGTGGTGACCGCCGACGACTGCGGATTCGGCGACACCTTCGACGCCGACGATGGCCGATTCGATTTCCATCGTTCCGAGGCGGTGGCCGGAGACGTTGAGTACGTCGTCAACGCGGCCGAGAACCGTGATGTAGCCGTCCTCGTCTATCTTCGCGCCGTCTTCGGGGAAGTACACCCAGTCCGCCGGGTCGTCGCTCTCGGTGTCCGAGTACTCTGCCCAATACTCGGAGATGAATCGCTCGTCGTTGTCGTAGAGCGTCCTGAGCATCCCCGGCCACGGCTTGTTGATGGTGAGGTATCCGGCCTTTCCGGGGTCAACTTCCTCGCCGCGCGTATCGACGACGCGAATGTCGATACCGGGAAGTGGTGGGCCAGCGGAACCGGGTTTCGCGTCCGTCACGCCGGGGAGCGTGGTGAGCATCATCCCGCCGGTTTCGGTCTGCCACCACGTGTCCACGATTGGGCAGTTCTCATTTCCGATGTGTTTGTAGTACCATTTCCACGCGCGTGGATTGATTGGTTCGCCGACCGTGCCGAGCAGTCGAAGCGAGGAAAGGTCGTGTCGTTCCGGATACTGACTGCCCCATTTCATGAACGCGCGAATCGCGGTTGGGGCGGTGTACAGTTGGTCTACCTCGTACCCTTCCACGATTTCCCAGAGTCGGTTACGGTCGGGATAATCCGGCGTCCCCTCGTACATCACGCTTGTCGTCCCGAGCGTGAGCGGGCCGTAGACGATGTACGAATGGCCGGTAATCCAGCCGATGTCCGCTGCACACCAGTAGGTGTCCTCCGGTTTGATGTCCAGAACCGCCTGCGATGTCCACGCCACGTAGGACAGATAGCCCGCCGTCGTGTGTTTCACGCCTTTCGGTTGTCCCGTCGTCCCCGAGGTGTACATCAAAAAGAGCATATCTTCCGCGTCCCGCGACACGGGTTCGACGTCTGCTCCCGCGTGCTCGGCCACGAGGTCGTCGTAGTCGTGATGTGACTCAGCCATCGGATGGTCGTACTCGTCGCCAAGTCGGTCAACCACGGCCACCGCGGTTACGTCGTGGTTGACGCCCGCAAGTCCCTCATCGGCCTTCTCCTTGTGCTGAAGCGGGTCGCCTCGGCGGTAGTAGCCGTCGCAGGTGACGAGGTATTCGGAGTCCGCGGCGTTCATCCGCGTTGCGAGCGCGTCCGCCGAGAACCCGGCGAAGACGACGCTGTGGGGCGCGCCGATTCGTGCACACGCCAACATCGCGATCGGCAGTTCCGGCACCATCGGCATGTAGAGCGTAACGATGTCGTCCTCGCCAACACCCTGTTCGCGCAGTGCTGATGCGAACTCGTTGACCTCCCGGTGGAGGTCGTCGTAGGTGTACGTCCTGTTCTCTTCGTCGGTCGGTTCCCCGACCCACTCGATTGCGACCTCGTCCCCGCGATTTTCGAGATGGCGGTCGAGGCAGTTCGCCGACGCGTTCAGTGAACCGCCCGTGAACCACTCGTAAAACGGCGGGTTCGAATCGTCGAGAACCGTGTCGTACTCCACTTCCCAGTCGAGCAAATCGGCCGCTTGCGTCCAACACTCCGGCCAGTTCTGCTCGAACTCGTCGTAGATGGCGTCATCCACGATGTTCGCCTGCTCGACAAACGACTGTGTGGGTTCGAACCGCTCCCGGTTTTCGAGACGCGCTTCGAGTTCGACATCGTTGTTTTCCGTCATGGGCCAAGTTCACAAGACTCACTATATTATATAAGTGGTGGAGCTAACTATACAAAACAGTCGGTTTTTCAACACAGCGGCCCTCATCGGAAAGAATAGGAGTTCACCACCGCCGAGAGAGGATTCATCCGACGCCAGTACGCGAGCGAAATTAAGCAATTAGTGTCTCTTTGCGTCCGACGAACCGCTGTCGTCCTCGAACACCGTATCGAACACTTTCTGTTGTGCCTTCCGGAGGTGGTTGTGGAGCGTCGGCGACGAAACGTCCATCGACGCCGCGAGTTCCTCGGCGGTACTCCCACGAGGCCATTCGAAATATCCGGCGAGATAGGCGGCCCGGAGAACCGTCTGCTGGCGCTCGGTCAACCGGTCGTGTACCGACTGCTGGACATCGACCGTGCTCCGCACGGGTTCGGAAACCTTGCGTTTCGAGCGCAAATCCGTCGCCGGAAACGACCGTTCGACGGTTTCCACGACGCGACGGACATCGACCTGCTCCGAGAAAACGCCGGAAACGTCGAGGACGCCCGATTCGGCCGACAGTTCGCGGACGGTGCCGCCGCGTTCCACGAGTATCGTCGCGAGCGAGTCGCCGGAAACGACGAATTCGAAAAGCGCGTCGTCCTCGTAGTCCCGGATAAGACGAGCATCCTCGACAGCGTCCGCGGCGGTTATCCTGTCGAGAACGTCGCCGACGGCGGCCCCGCTGGCCGTGACGAAGTAGAGCAACGAGTGGTTCGCTATCGGCACCACGCCTTCGAGCGCAAATCGACAGTCGAGTTCCGCCGAAGCCGAGACGAGAAAGACGCCATCGTCGGTACTGCGCAGGGAAAGCACCACGCCGGTGTCCGCCAACAGCAGGCGTTTGCGCGCAATCGACGTGATAGTTCGGCCGACTCGTCTGCCGACATCGGCGAGGAGCGTCCTATCTGTCGGCCGAAACGTGTCGTGGGCGACACAGAGCAATCCGTGAACGGTTTCGTTCGACCGGAGCGGCGCGACGGCGAACGAACACCGGGCCACTGTCCCGGCAAGCGACGCTCTATCGACCGACGAAGTAGCCGACGTATCGGCCGACACACCGACCGACGACCCATCAGCAGATAGGTCGTCGGTCACCGCTTTGCCGACTATCGTCACGTCGGGAATCTCGTCCTCCAGCACGCCGATACCGTCGAGGACGCCACCGAGAACGTCGTTCTCGATTCGTTCGGGCACAGCAGTCGTCCGTGGCGAACCGTCCGCGTCGCAAATCCAGACGGCGCGGTAGATGCCCGAGAGATGGTCGCAAACGGTTCGTTCCACGGCTTCGGCCGTGGACGCCTCGGCGAGGGTTTCTCCCAACTCGCCCATACATCGAAGCAGTTCGGAGCGGCGAGAGTCCGATCGGCCATCGTATTCGCGGTCGCGTTCCCAGTGGTGGTATTCACGGCGGTCGTGATGGTGTTCGCGGTGGTCGTGACGGCGATCGGGCCGACCGCCGTCACGACTCGACTGCTGGTGCGGATGTGCGAACGCGTCGATGACGTCGGTCGTGGTCGGCCTGTCGAGGTACGGAGCGAGGCTTTCGAGGTTCGTCCATCCGCCGACGGCCTGCACCACCCGCGGGTCGATTTCCTCCTCGACGAGACTCCACCAGGCGAAATACTTGCGGAGGTCGCGGCAGGTGACGTCTCGAAGGCCGTCAACGCGGTCTGCGACGTCGCTGACCACCATCTGAACTCGGCGTGGTGACACCGCGACGAACGGGTCGTACCGGGAAACGTCGTTCGCGGTGGCGAACTTTCGGAGGTCGTGGGCGATTTCGGGCGGGACGTATGCCTCCCTCGTTTCGCCGTCTCCATCTGGGACGGAGAGAAAATAGAATCGCTTTCCGTCGCGTTCGCGCTCGGTGAGGTCGGCGGGACAAATGCGGGTCAGTTCCGAGGGACGGAGTCCGACGCGTCCCGCCAGCGCCACGACGAGGTCTTCGCGGTAGGTTTCGGTTCCGCGGCGGAGACGCTCGTACTCCGGTGTCGTCAGGAACTCCGTGTTTTCCGCACCGCTCATATTTCGTGTTTCTCTGGAAAGGCGAATAAATCTTCGGGGTAAGAACGGAACGGTTCTCGACTGTTCTTCCTCTAGGAAGAAGAGAACTGACAGAACCGGACGAGAACAGTTTAAAAATCGGGAACGAGTTGTTTCGCCGTTGTACGAAAGCACGAAACTATTCGTTCAGAAGCGATTCGAGTTCGCCGACGACCTCCGGATTTCGGAGCGCGCTCGTGTCGCCGAGGTCTTCTCCGTTTGCGATGGCTTTCAGGTACCGCCGGACGACTTTGCCCGACCTCGTTTTCGGCAGAGATGGCGTGAACGTGACGGAATCGGGTGCCGCAATCGACCCGATGGCCGATTCGACGGCCGACTGGACGCGCGTTCTGAGCACCTCGTCGCCCGCGACGTTCGATTCGGGGCTGACGAATGCGTGAACTTTCGACCCTTTCATCGTGTCCGTCCCGCCGACGACGGCGGCCTCGGCGACGCCGTCTACGCCGACGATGGCCGACTCGATTTCCGCTGTACTCAATCGACGGCCCGACACGTTGAGCACGTCGTCGGCCCGCCCGAGAAGGTGGAGGTAGCCGTTCTCGTCCCGGACGGCGTTGTCGCCGGTGTCGTACTGCCACTGCCCCTCGACACGATTCGTTCGACGGGCACCCCAAGCGGCGTCTTCGCAGAGCGACCGCGCCATCCCCGGCCATGGCCGAGTGAGAACCAAGCGCCCCGACTCGCCGGGCGCGACTTCCTCACCGACTTCGTTGACGACTGCCGCCCCGATTCCGGGGAGTTCCCGTCCGACGGCACCCGGTCGCATTCGGTCTGCGCCGGGAAGCGTCGAGAGGACGACGCCGCCGGTTTCGGTCTGCCACCACGTATCTACGATTGGGCACTCGCCGCCGCCGACGTGTTCGCGGTACCAGCGCCACGCGGTTTCGTCGATGGGTTCGCCCACGGTTCCGAGCAGTCGGAGCGAGGACAGGTCGTGTTGTTCCGGATACTCGCTTCCCCACTTCATGAACGCCCGAATCGAGGTCGGCGCGGTGTAGAACACGTCCACTTCGTTGCGCTCGATGACTTCCCAGAGACGGTTCTTTTCGGGATGGTCGGGCGTCCCTTCGTACAGAACGGTCGTCGCCCCGAGCGCGAGGGGGCCGTAAACGGCATAGGAGTGGCCGGTAATCCAGCCGACGTCCGCGGAGCACCAGTGTGTATCCTCCGGCCTGAGGTCGAACACGGCGTGACTCGTCCACGCGACGTGCGACAGATAGCCACCGGTCGTGTGCTCGACTAACGTCGGTTCGCCCGTCGTTCCCGAGGTGTAGATGAGAAACAGAGAATCGTTCGAATCGCGCTCGACGGGGGCGATTTCGACCCCGTCGTAGTCGCTGATGAGGTCGGCGTAGGAGTGAGCGTCACCGATTTCCCCGTCGTCACCGAGCCGATTGACGACAATTTGTTCGACGTCCTGTTCGACGGAGAGACAGGCGTTGTCGGCCATGCTCTTGAGGTGGAGCGCGGTTCCCCGGCGGTAGTAGCCGTCGCAGGTAACGAGATATTCGGAGTCCGCACCGGCCAACCGAGTTGCGAGCGCGTTGGCCGAAAACCCGGCGAAGACGACGCTGTGCGGTGCGCCGATGCGCGCACAGGCCAGCATCGCAATCGGCAGTTCCGGCACCATCGGCATGTACAGCGTGACGACGTCGTCCTCGCCGACGCCGAGATTTCGGAGGGCCGCCGCGAACGCATTCACCTCGTCCTTAAGTTGGCGGTACGTGTAGGTTCGCGTTTCCCCGAGTTTTCCTTCCCAAACGAGCGCCGCCTCGTCGCCGCGACCATCCGCTACGTGACGGTCGATGCAGTTGTACGAGGCGTTCAACCGACCGCCGGGAAACCAGCGCGTCGAACCATCGTCGTCGAGTACCGCGTCGAACAAACGATGCCAGTCCAGTAGTTCGGCGGCGGTCTTCCAGCACGACGGCCACCCCGTTTCGAGAAGGGCGTCGCGGTCGCCCGCGGTGACGTTTGCTCCGTTAACGAACGACGATGGTGGCGTCTCCCGGTCGCGTCCGTGGGTTGTCTCCTTTCTACTCCCGTTGGCCATTCGTTTCGAGGTTCGTGCAAAAAGACAAAAATCGTTCGCCTACACGGCGGTTGGTGCTACCGGCTACCAAATTTCAAGCGCCCGGTCGAGCAACCCCTCGTCGTATCGTTCTTTCGTCTGCTCGTCCTGCATCCCGTGGACGGTAGCAACCGTCTCGACAGTGTTTTCGAAGTTCTTCAACGTCGCTTCGTCCACCATCTGACCGTCGATTGCGACCGCTCCCGTCCCGGTTCCCTTCGCTTCGACGAACGTCTCGATTTTCGAAACCGCGGTGCGGAGTTCGTCTGCGGTTGGTAGGTGGATGCGGTTCGCTTGCGCGGTCTGATTGGGGTGAAGCGACCAACTGCCGTCGAGGCCGACCCGCGCTTCGCGCTCGACGTGGTCGGCGTAGCCGTCGCCGTTGTAGAACGAAACGCCTGCGCGCTCGCGGAACAGGCGGTCGAACGGCCCGCCGATGGAGAGCAGGTCGTTCGCGCTCGCTTCGTTCGAGAGGGCTTCGTAGAGTCCCGACCAGTCGGGTCGCTGGCCAATCTCGCGCCCGCCGAGTTCTGCGGTGTAATCGACCGGCCCGAACACAAGTGCGGTCAGAAGGGATTCCTGCCCAAATTTGGATATTTCTCGGAGGTCAGAGCGCGCCCGCGCCGATTCGACGATGACGGCCAGTTCGATATCCGTGCCAGTTTCACGGCCCGCGGCGGCGACGGCCGCTTCCGCGGCGTTTACGTCTCCGAGACGCCCCACCTTCGGAACCACGAATCCATCGACGTGTTCGCCGACGGTTTCGGCGAGCGTTTCGATTTGCTCGACGCCGCGCTCGCGGAGCGATTCGCTGTCGTAGGCCCACTCGACGCGCAGCCAGATTTCGCCGGAGAATGCGGGCGCGTATTCCGGAAGCAACTCCCGGACGTTTTCGAGCGCCTCGTCTTTCATCTCCGGCGCGGTGCCGTCTTCGAGGTCGGGCACCAGCCAGTCGGGGGCCGAAAATCCCTCCGCGGTGAGGCCGGAGCGGAGATATTTCGCGCTGTCGTCCCGAGGGACGGCGGCGGGTGCGGTCTGGAACGTTCGGCAGAGTCTCGTCTTAGTCATTGGTAGTGGGGTGTGTTTCGTGATTTTGTCTACTGGTTTCGTCTTCGAATCAGTGCGGTTCGGGTGCCGGAGTACACCGGTTCGTCGCGCTGGTTGAACGCGTAGTGTTCGAACGTGACTTGGCCTGCCTCCGGGTCGCCCGTGTCCTCGATACCGAGAACGCGGGTAAATCCGTAGATTGTGTCGCCAACGGTCACGAAGTCGTAGAACCGCTCGTTTCCGTAGCCGATTTCGCGGTAGGTTTTCTCGTCCGAGCGAGCGTGTCCGAGCGCGACCGACCGAGTCACGTCGCCATACGCGACGATTTCGCCCGAGGGCGAGTCGGTCATGTAGTCGTCGTTGTGATGCTGTTTCGCGGTGTTGAGTGTCACGAGCGGCAGCGTCGCCACCATCACGTCGTCCATGGTTCGCCCGCGTTCGTGGCGGTAGGCGACCGCCGCATCGCGGTCTGTCGTTCGTTCGTGAGCGTCGCAAAAATCCTCGAAATACGGGCCGTCGGGCGAAATGAACTCGCTCGGAAGGCCGGAATCGTCGGGTTCCGCGGCCGCGCGCGAGTCCGTCGGACTCTCGCGCCCGCCGTCACTCGCCATCGGTTCCCGGCGCGGAATCATGTTCGTCCGAGTATACGACAGGAGGGGTTCGTCCGTTTCGGCGTCGAATCCGGTCGTTTCCCACGTCACGATGCCGTAGTCGGGGCGAGAACTCGATTCCCGTTTGGCTTCGACCGTCGATTCGACGCGAATCTCGGTGCCCGGCATGACTGCCGGGTCGTGAAGCGACACGTTGTCCCTGCCGAGGAAGTAGCCGCCTTTCTCGCTCAAATCCTCGACGCTCGGCCCCATCACGCTGGCGAGCAGGTAATCCGGGTGAATCGGACAGCCGTCGTAGCCAACTGCTCGCGCGGCGTCAGACCGCCAGTACACTGGGTCGTGGTTGAGTGTCTGGCTCATCCACAGTTCGTTGGCGTGCGCAGAGAGGGTGAATCCCGGCGCGTGTTCGATTGTCTGTCCGTCGCTGAAATTCTCGAAGTAGTTTCCCTTTTCCAGCGTCTCTGCTCGCTCCAGCGCGTTCGAAAACGTCCGTGAGTCTGCCCAATCTGTCATCTGTTATCTCCGATTTTCATTCGGTGTCTCTTTCGTTCGTGTCTGCTTCGTCCGTGCTTTGCGGCGGTAAATCGTCCGCCGCATCTCGTTTTCCATCACCATGTACCCTTCATCGAAACCCATGCCCGGTTTGGCGAGCGTCTGGGCGGCGTCGGTGGCGAGCGCGACGTGCGCGCACGCTCGCGCGGAGGTGACCGTCTCGTTGCACGTTCCGCCGAGATACGCCCGGGTGTCGGTGCCGTCGCAGTACAGCACTGCTTCCGCACTTCGCCCGATGCCGCCGAGGTCGGGGGTCTTGATTTGCACCACGTCGGCCGCGCTCGCGTCCACGAAGGCCCGCACGTCCGCGAACGTGTTGCACCATTCG belongs to Haladaptatus cibarius D43 and includes:
- the mch gene encoding 2-methylfumaryl-CoA hydratase, whose amino-acid sequence is MTDWADSRTFSNALERAETLEKGNYFENFSDGQTIEHAPGFTLSAHANELWMSQTLNHDPVYWRSDAARAVGYDGCPIHPDYLLASVMGPSVEDLSEKGGYFLGRDNVSLHDPAVMPGTEIRVESTVEAKRESSSRPDYGIVTWETTGFDAETDEPLLSYTRTNMIPRREPMASDGGRESPTDSRAAAEPDDSGLPSEFISPDGPYFEDFCDAHERTTDRDAAVAYRHERGRTMDDVMVATLPLVTLNTAKQHHNDDYMTDSPSGEIVAYGDVTRSVALGHARSDEKTYREIGYGNERFYDFVTVGDTIYGFTRVLGIEDTGDPEAGQVTFEHYAFNQRDEPVYSGTRTALIRRRNQ
- the acs gene encoding acetate--CoA ligase; translation: MANGSRKETTHGRDRETPPSSFVNGANVTAGDRDALLETGWPSCWKTAAELLDWHRLFDAVLDDDGSTRWFPGGRLNASYNCIDRHVADGRGDEAALVWEGKLGETRTYTYRQLKDEVNAFAAALRNLGVGEDDVVTLYMPMVPELPIAMLACARIGAPHSVVFAGFSANALATRLAGADSEYLVTCDGYYRRGTALHLKSMADNACLSVEQDVEQIVVNRLGDDGEIGDAHSYADLISDYDGVEIAPVERDSNDSLFLIYTSGTTGEPTLVEHTTGGYLSHVAWTSHAVFDLRPEDTHWCSADVGWITGHSYAVYGPLALGATTVLYEGTPDHPEKNRLWEVIERNEVDVFYTAPTSIRAFMKWGSEYPEQHDLSSLRLLGTVGEPIDETAWRWYREHVGGGECPIVDTWWQTETGGVVLSTLPGADRMRPGAVGRELPGIGAAVVNEVGEEVAPGESGRLVLTRPWPGMARSLCEDAAWGARRTNRVEGQWQYDTGDNAVRDENGYLHLLGRADDVLNVSGRRLSTAEIESAIVGVDGVAEAAVVGGTDTMKGSKVHAFVSPESNVAGDEVLRTRVQSAVESAIGSIAAPDSVTFTPSLPKTRSGKVVRRYLKAIANGEDLGDTSALRNPEVVGELESLLNE
- the acs gene encoding acetate--CoA ligase — encoded protein: MTENNDVELEARLENRERFEPTQSFVEQANIVDDAIYDEFEQNWPECWTQAADLLDWEVEYDTVLDDSNPPFYEWFTGGSLNASANCLDRHLENRGDEVAIEWVGEPTDEENRTYTYDDLHREVNEFASALREQGVGEDDIVTLYMPMVPELPIAMLACARIGAPHSVVFAGFSADALATRMNAADSEYLVTCDGYYRRGDPLQHKEKADEGLAGVNHDVTAVAVVDRLGDEYDHPMAESHHDYDDLVAEHAGADVEPVSRDAEDMLFLMYTSGTTGQPKGVKHTTAGYLSYVAWTSQAVLDIKPEDTYWCAADIGWITGHSYIVYGPLTLGTTSVMYEGTPDYPDRNRLWEIVEGYEVDQLYTAPTAIRAFMKWGSQYPERHDLSSLRLLGTVGEPINPRAWKWYYKHIGNENCPIVDTWWQTETGGMMLTTLPGVTDAKPGSAGPPLPGIDIRVVDTRGEEVDPGKAGYLTINKPWPGMLRTLYDNDERFISEYWAEYSDTESDDPADWVYFPEDGAKIDEDGYITVLGRVDDVLNVSGHRLGTMEIESAIVGVEGVAESAVVGGHHDVKGEAVYGYVITEEGYDGGDDLHDRIVAGVEDAIGPIARPEEIVFTPELPKTRSGKIMRRLLEDIANEEELGDTSTLRNPDVVEDIAETVGDD
- the citE gene encoding L-malyl-CoA/beta-methylmalyl-CoA lyase gives rise to the protein MTKTRLCRTFQTAPAAVPRDDSAKYLRSGLTAEGFSAPDWLVPDLEDGTAPEMKDEALENVRELLPEYAPAFSGEIWLRVEWAYDSESLRERGVEQIETLAETVGEHVDGFVVPKVGRLGDVNAAEAAVAAAGRETGTDIELAVIVESARARSDLREISKFGQESLLTALVFGPVDYTAELGGREIGQRPDWSGLYEALSNEASANDLLSIGGPFDRLFRERAGVSFYNGDGYADHVEREARVGLDGSWSLHPNQTAQANRIHLPTADELRTAVSKIETFVEAKGTGTGAVAIDGQMVDEATLKNFENTVETVATVHGMQDEQTKERYDEGLLDRALEIW
- a CDS encoding DUF4212 domain-containing protein → MTDNSSQSDGTAPDIETDGGVQTSRRNVNYLDAQINIFKPATPFMRDHLKIVWMMFVAWTIIVFGPVTATFLAPDLMTSITILGFPLHYLLTAMGAPSGALILSFIYARKRDQLDDKYGIDHSTKQAAPDTETVAPDGGAEQ
- a CDS encoding universal stress protein — protein: MYERILIPTDGSKTAELAVESALDIAEKFGAEVYTLYVIDTDAMDVSLGTEQIDRIRAGRFGEMDDLEDRAGDATQYVVEQGRSRNISAEEHFRAGQPHRVIADFAEDYDIDLVVMGSHGRSGVRRMLLGSVTERVLRSTHRSVLVVDERDEPEDGE
- a CDS encoding bacterio-opsin activator domain-containing protein, which gives rise to MSGAENTEFLTTPEYERLRRGTETYREDLVVALAGRVGLRPSELTRICPADLTERERDGKRFYFLSVPDGDGETREAYVPPEIAHDLRKFATANDVSRYDPFVAVSPRRVQMVVSDVADRVDGLRDVTCRDLRKYFAWWSLVEEEIDPRVVQAVGGWTNLESLAPYLDRPTTTDVIDAFAHPHQQSSRDGGRPDRRHDHREHHHDRREYHHWERDREYDGRSDSRRSELLRCMGELGETLAEASTAEAVERTVCDHLSGIYRAVWICDADGSPRTTAVPERIENDVLGGVLDGIGVLEDEIPDVTIVGKAVTDDLSADGSSVGVSADTSATSSVDRASLAGTVARCSFAVAPLRSNETVHGLLCVAHDTFRPTDRTLLADVGRRVGRTITSIARKRLLLADTGVVLSLRSTDDGVFLVSASAELDCRFALEGVVPIANHSLLYFVTASGAAVGDVLDRITAADAVEDARLIRDYEDDALFEFVVSGDSLATILVERGGTVRELSAESGVLDVSGVFSEQVDVRRVVETVERSFPATDLRSKRKVSEPVRSTVDVQQSVHDRLTERQQTVLRAAYLAGYFEWPRGSTAEELAASMDVSSPTLHNHLRKAQQKVFDTVFEDDSGSSDAKRH
- a CDS encoding VC_2705 family sodium/solute symporter, with product MTFTPLQLLPDALNASFKIIPAAMVSGMLLLFLGIGYAFRVADTEDLWVAGRSIGNVENGMAIGANWMSAASYLGMAALIALSGYYGLAFVVGWSTGYFVLLIFMAAQMRRFGKYTAPDFVGDRFNSDTARAIGALTTILIGFVYSVGQARGMGLVGIYVFGGDYATMVILMMGITVGYLALSGMLGATKNMAVQYVILIVAFLAGLYAVGYTQGYSTFLPQVEYGALLGQLNTEFTEPFSGTSYFLWIATAFSLIVGTCGLPHVLVRFYTVESERTARWSTVWGLFFICLLYLSAPAFAAFGTDLYANNVGSVYGANGMSGAEGDVIVVLASQLANLPTWFVGLVAAGGIAAAIATTAGLFIAASSAAAHDIYTNIINPDATQRQQLLVGRSTIIVLGAIVTVTALDPPALVGELVALAFSLAGLVLFPMFFLGLWWENANRQGALAGMTTGLLIWTAAVFNELILATESGPLVPIYAEVFPAVGAALVGTPIVFAITIGVSMATSEPPERIKQIVRQCHSPKPMGQQQSAEDIVDAKSGHSPADD